The proteins below come from a single Lepidochelys kempii isolate rLepKem1 chromosome 20, rLepKem1.hap2, whole genome shotgun sequence genomic window:
- the LOC140901094 gene encoding 17-beta-hydroxysteroid dehydrogenase type 6-like, which produces MHSPPPSTAQTPARALCPAPLHGAWYVLHLRCVHLVRRLQADQAGADSQGKRRSCSQCGRMWLYLAALLGLYFLHRWYREQQAVQNLREKYVLITGCDSGFGHLLAKHLDMRGLRVLAACLTQQGAEQLKKATSERLQTVILDVTRTDSIAAATAWVKEQVGDKGLWGLVNNAGIIGSLAPNEWLTKDDFVKVLDVNLIGLIEVTLSVLPLVKQARGRVVNVASILGRLAFYGGGYCPSKYGVEAFSDSLRRELRPFGVKIAVVEPGYFRTVMTDTQHHLECLEESWRHARPEVKESYGQCYFDSLYKLTRESLLTKPSTNLYLVTDCMEHALTARHPRTRYSGGWDAQFLYIPLSYLPTALADWVLTWTWPRPAQAV; this is translated from the exons ATGCATTCGCCGCCCCCATCCACTGCTCAGACGCCTGCCCGGGCCCTCTGCCCAGCTCCGCTCCACGGGGCGTGGTATGTCCTTCACCTTCGTTGTGTCCATCTAGTCCGAAGGCTGCAGGCAGACCAGGCGGGAGCTGACAGCCAAGGCAAGCGGAGATCTTGCTCACAG TGCGGGAGGATGTGGCTGTACCTGGCCGCCCTGCTGGGGCTGTACTTCCTGCACCGATGGTATCGGGAGCAGCAGGCGGTGCAGAACCTCCGAGAGAAATACGTCCTGATCACCGGCTGCGACTCCGGCTTCGGGCACCTGCTGGCCAAGCACCTGGACATGCGGGGCCTGCGGGTGCTGGCGGCTTGCCTCACCCAGCAGGGCGCGGAGCAGCTGAAGAAGGCGACCTCGGAGCGGCTGCAAACGGTGATCCTGGACGTCACCCGCACCGACAGCATCGCCGCGGCCACCGCCTGGGTGAAGGAACAAGTCGGGGACAAAG ggctgtggGGCCTGGTGAACAATGCGGGGATCATCGGCTCCCTGGCCCCCAACGAGTGGCTGACCAAGGACGACTTCGTCAAGGTGCTGGACGTGAACCTGATCGGCCTGATCGAGGTGACCCTCAGCGTCCTGCCCCTGGTGAAGCAAGCCAGGGGCCGGGTCGTCAACGTGGCTAGTATCCTGGGCCGGCTGGCCTTCTACGGAGGGGGCTACTGCCCTTCTAAGTATGGCGTGGAGGCGTTCTCCGACAGCCTCAG GCGCGAGCTCCGGCCCTTCGGCGTGAAGATCGCCGTGGTGGAGCCCGGCTATTTCCGCACGGTCATGACGGATACCCAGCACCATCTGGAGTGCCTGGAGGAGAGCTGGCGCCATGCCCGCCCCGAAGTCAAGGAGAGCTACGGGCAGTGTTACTTCGACAGCC TCTACAAGCTCACCAGAGAGTCACTCTTGACAAAGCCCAGCACCAATCTCTACCTGGTCACCGACTGCATGGAGCACGCGCTGACGGCCCGCCACCCCCGTACCCGCTACTCCGGGGGCTGGGACGCCCAGTTCCTCTACATCCCCCTCTCCTACCTGCCCACAGCCTTGGCGGACTGGGTGCTGACCTGGACTTGGCCCCGCCCAGCCCAGGCCGTGTAA
- the LOC140901093 gene encoding retinol dehydrogenase 16-like, with protein sequence MWLYLAALLGLYFLRRWYQERQSVEGLPDKYVLITGCDSGFGHLLAKQLDARGLRVLAACLSQQGAEQLKKATSERLQTVILDVTRTDSVAAATAWVKEQVGDKGLWGLLNNAGIVIPVAPNEWLTKDDFVKVLDVNLIGLIEVTLSVLPLVKRARGRVVNVASVMGRLSPFGGGYSLSKYGVEAFSDSLRREMLPFGVKVCVIEPGYFRTAITNPQLINENFTRLWERLPEETKASYGENYLKTFISATHNMQKSCSSDLSIVTSCMEHALTAHHPRTRYSAGWDAKLVFLPLSYLPTWFADLVLTWSSPVPAQKA encoded by the exons ATGTGGCTGTACCTGGCCGCCCTGCTGGGGCTGTACTTCCTGCGCCGATGGTACCAGGAGCGGCAGAGTGTCGAGGGCCTCCCGGATAAATACGTCCTGATCACCGGCTGCGACTCCGGCTTCGGGCACCTGCTGGCCAAGCAGCTGGACGCGCGGGGCCTGCGGGTGCTGGCGGCTTGCCTCAGCCAGCAGGGCGCGGAGCAGCTGAAGAAGGCGACCTCGGAGCGGCTGCAAACGGTGATCCTGGACGTCACCCGCACCGACAGCGTCGCCGCGGCCACCGCCTGGGTGAAGGAACAAGTCGGGGACAAAG ggctctggggtcTGTTGAACAACGCGGGGATCGTTATCCCCGTGGCCCCCAACGAGTGGCTGACCAAGGACGACTTCGTCAAGGTGCTGGACGTGAATCTGATTGGCCTGATTGAGGTGACCCTCAGCGTCCTGCCCCTGGTGAAACGAGCCAGGGGTCGGGTCGTCAACGTGGCCAGCGTAATGGGCCGATTGTCCCCCTTCGGAGGGGGCTACAGCCTTTCTAAGTACGGCGTGGAGGCATTCTCCGACAGCCTCCG GCGTGAGATGCTGCCTTTCGGGGTGAAGGTGTGTGTGATCGAGCCGGGCTACTTCCGCACCGCAATTACCAACCCTCAGCTCATTAACGAGAACTTCACTCGCCTCTGGGAGCGGCTCCCCGAGGAAACCAAAGCAAGTTACGGGGAGAATTACCTGAAAACCT TTATCAGCGCCACCCACAACATGCAGAAATCCTGCAGCTCCGATCTGTCCATCGTCACCAGCTGCATGGAGCACGCGCTGACGGCCCACCACCCCCGCACCCGCTACTCCGCCGGCTGGGACGCCAAGCTGGTCTTCCTCCCGCTGAGTTACCTGCCCACCTGGTTTGCCGACTTGGTGCTGACGTGGTCCTCCCCGGTCCCAGCCCAAAAAGCGTAG